One region of Seriola aureovittata isolate HTS-2021-v1 ecotype China chromosome 15, ASM2101889v1, whole genome shotgun sequence genomic DNA includes:
- the zc3h12b gene encoding probable ribonuclease ZC3H12B, with protein sequence MTAWSMVEKLKMEKRPWREENIDSSQAQHATDESEDGSSSESESEEQQRQRVQVSNSSCKKREPLVVTKPHRQLCRSPCLDRPSFSQSSTVQDFREDESSTGPGIKPASEREYQTKMEFALKLGYSGEQVETVLNKLGAAALINDVLAELVRLGNKVEPEIQPCGSTATLISRSPCVKESVSPDVSVEDESVDTFDNLRPIVIDGSNVAMSHGNKEVFSCRGIQLAVEWFWEKGHKDITVFVPAWRKEQSRPDALITDQEILRKLEKEKILVFTPSRRVQGRRVVCYDDRFIVKLAYDSDGIIVSNDNYRDLQNEKPEWKKFIEERLLMYSFVNDKFMPPDDPLGRHGPSLENFLRKRPVVPEHKKQPCPYGKKCTYGHKCKYYHPERVNQPQRSVADELRAFAKLSAVKTMSEGALAKCGTGPATAKGDSNSEAKRVAPKRQSDPSIRSVACEPPEALSVVRKSETNSVPSLVSALSVPTMQPAKSHAAGALNTRSASSPVPGSLQFAHSSLEHMSSVQYPPILVTNSHGASVTYSEQFPKYDSVSDHGYYSLHSDFSNMSMSSMHNVDSFCSMEHEHGVYQRTPSHCPESCLSHSNSDSFSSYGELYPSSVDSSLEESMKQQQSPAQARMQTFSHGFRHEALTRVQSYGPEEPKQGPRKQSGSHLAPHIQHAAVGARSSCPGDYPLTQNVLPPLSSQPTRSLGMTRMDSISDSRLYDSNPMRQRRPPLCREQHASWDPLPCGNESYGYHSYPLSNSLMPCCERVMVRSMPDKMEQIWNSPWETPSAAEHPERYVIPDHQYQTYRNLCNIFPAYVVHSVMEKNPHLTDPQQLAAVIVTKLRSCH encoded by the exons ATGACAGCATGGTCCATGGTGGAGAAGCTCAAAATGGAAAAACGCCcatggagggaggagaacaTTGACTCAAGCCAGGCCCAGCACGCCACTGACGAGTCAGAGGATGGAAGCAGCTCAGAAAGCGAGTCTGAAGAGCAGCAGCGCCAGAGGGTTCAGGTgagcaacagcagctgtaaGAAGCGGGAGCCTCTGGTTGTCACAAAACCCCATCGGCAGCTCTGTCGCTCTCCATGCCTCGACCGGCCCAGTTTTTCCCAGAGTAGCACTGTGCAAGATTTCCGTGAGGATGAGAGCAGCACAGGACCAGGGATCAAGCCTGCTAGTGAGAGGGAGTACCAGACGAAGATGGAGTTTGCTTTGAAGTTGGGTTATTCAGGAGAGCAGGTGGAGACTGTGCTCAACAAGTTGGGGGCTGCTGCTTTAATTAACGACGTTCTCGCTGAGTTGGTGAGGCTTGGAAACAAAGTGGAGCCTGAAATTCAACCTTGCGGCAGTACGGCCACATTAATATCACGGTCCCCCTGTGTTAAAGAGAGTGTTAGTCCAGATGTGTCAGTGGAAGATGAATCTGTGGATACATTTGATAACCTCAGGCCCATCGTCATTGATGGCTCAAATGTGGCAATGAG CCATGGAAACAAAGAGGTATTCTCATGTCGTGGTATCCAACTTGCTGTTGAGTGGTTTTGGGAGAAAGGACACAAAGACATCACTGTGTTTGTCCCAGCCTGGAGGAAGGAACAGTCGAGACCTGACGCCCTCATTACAG ATCAAGAAATATTACGCAAGCTGGAAAAAGAGAAGATCCTGGTTTTCACCCCATCTCGGAGAGTTCAAGGCAGGAGGGTGGTGTGCTATGATGATCGCTTCATAGTGAAGCTGGCTTATGATTCTGATGGAATTATTGTGTCAAATGACAACTACAGGGACTTGCAAAATGAGAAGCCAGAATGGAAGAAGTTCATAGAAGAGCGTCTCCTAATGTACTCATTTGTCAATGACAA GTTTATGCCACCAGATGATCCACTGGGAAGACATGGTCCAAGCCTAGAAAATTTCCTCCGCAAGCGCCCTGTTGTTCCAGAGCACAAAAAACAACCCTGCCCCTATG GGAAAAAGTGCACATATGGACATAAGTGCAAGTACTATCATCCCGAGCGTGTGAACCAGCCACAGCGGTCGGTGGCCGATGAACTACGAGCCTTCGCCAAGTTGTCTGCAGTGAAGACAATGAGTGAGGGAGCGTTAGCTAAATGTGGTACTGGTCCAGCAACTGCAAAGGGGGACAGCAACTCTGAGGCCAAACGTGTGGCACCTAAACGTCAGTCTGACCCCAGTATTCGTTCAGTGGCCTGTGAACCTCCAGAGGCACTGTCCGTTGTTAGGAAGTCTGAGACAAATTCAGTGCCTTCCCTCGTTTCCGCTCTCAGTGTGCCCACCATGCAGCCTGCCAAGAGCCACGCAGCTGGGGCCTTGAACACACGATCAGCCAGCAGCCCAGTGCCAGGTTCTCTGCAGTTCGCGCACAGTTCTCTGGAGCACATGTCTAGTGTACAGTACCCTCCTATTTTAGTTACTAATAGTCATGGCGCCTCTGTTACATACAGTGAACAGTTTCCAAAGTATGACTCAGTTAGTGACCATGGATATTATTCACTGCACAGTGATTTTTCAAACATGAGCATGAGCAGCATGCATAATGTGGATAGTTTCTGTAGCATGGAGCACGAGCATGGTGTGTATCAGCGAACTCCCAGCCACTGCCCTGAATCCTGCCTCAGCCATTCGAACAGTGACTCATTCTCCTCTTACGGGGAGCTGTACCCCAGCTCTGTGGACAGTAGTTTAGAGGAGagcatgaagcagcagcagtctccTGCACAGGCCAGAATGCAAACTTTCTCCCATGGGTTTCGTCACGAAGCGTTGACTAGGGTACAGAGTTACGGACCAGAGGAGCCCAAGCAGGGCCCCCGGAAGCAGTCTGGATCTCATCTAGCGCCACATATCCAGCATGCTGCAGTGGGAGCGAGGTCCAGCTGCCCCGGAGACTATCCCCTAACTCAGAATGTCCTGCCGCCTTTGTCCTCACAGCCCACACGCTCTCTTGGTATGACTCGTATGGACAGTATATCAGATTCAAGGCTATATGATAGTAACCCAATGAGACAGAGGCGACCTCCACTGTGCCGTGAGCAGCATGCAAGCTGGGACCCTCTCCCTTGTGGTAATGAGTCCTATGGATATCATTCATATCCACTGAGTAACAGCCTGATGCCGTGTTGCGAGCGGGTGATGGTCCGCAGTATGCCAGACAAAATGGAACAAATCTGGAACTCACCATGGGAGACCCCGTCTGCAGCCGAACACCCAGAGCGGTATGTCATCCCAGACCACCAGTATCAAACATATCGGAACCTTTGTAACATCTTTCCCGCCTACGTGGTTCACTCCGTAATGGAGAAGAACCCTCATTTGACAGATCCACAACAACTTGCCGCTGTTATTGTTACTAAACTGAGGTCATGCCACTGA